From the genome of Ictalurus punctatus breed USDA103 chromosome 5, Coco_2.0, whole genome shotgun sequence:
GAGTGTTTACTTACGAAGCCCAGGAGGTTTACATGTCTGGCTCTGCAAGGAAAGAAAACAGCGTTCAGACAAAGCCGTCATTACTGAAAGCCGAAAGCGTATCAATAGTAACATAATATGCGTGAAGGTTTATTTAACACAGACTCCAGGTCAGTCTTACCCCAGGAGATGTTCTTCGTTTCCTTCAGGTGTCTGACTCTGCAGGTGAATTTGTCATTGCTGGTGGGAGTGAAGGAGACGCTCTTGGTCAGATGAAACTTCCATCCCTTCTCAAAGGCCAGGTCGGTCTGTTTTGCATTTGGAATCACCTCGCCATTCTTCAGCAGGTCAATTGTAATGTCTGGGGGGTGGAAGTCACTCACGTGGCAGATCAGTGTGTTCTCTTTGCCAAACTCACCAGGGTTACGACTGTAAACCTGGATTTTTGGTGGAGCTAGAGATGAAGATACACATGCATGAATAATATGCACATATAATATGTACATGATTTCAATACAGAATCTGGTAGATAGACCTGGGCGG
Proteins encoded in this window:
- the b2ml gene encoding beta-2-microglobulin precursor (The RefSeq protein has 1 substitution compared to this genomic sequence); protein product: MKFLLSFVVLAVFSASAFAKESPPKIQVYSRNPGEFGKENTLICHVSDFHPPDITIDLLKNGEVIPNAEQTDLAFEKGWKFHLTKSVSFTPTSNDKFTCRVRHLKETKNISWEPDM